The Scleropages formosus chromosome 3, fSclFor1.1, whole genome shotgun sequence genome contains the following window.
TAAGGTATTCCAGATTCAGGTGAATTGTGATCACCAAGAAAGGATGAAATTCCTGCTTCAACTAATGCTGGCACTCTTCCATGGCTAGCTTCATAGTTGGAAGTTCTCTGGCCCCCATCCCTATCTTTTAGATTTGCACTTCTACCACAGAAGCTAATTGTGGATCTGGTTGTATCAAAATGGGTGTGGTGGTGAACATCTGTTTTAGGTCATCAAAAGCACTGAACATTTTGAGAGTCCACTTGAAGAAAGGAAGTATCCTAGAAAAACACTGTGGAATAAACAGTATATCCAAGCAGTTAATTTTGTCACTCAGCTTTTCATTCATAAATGTCTGGGTAAAACACAGGAAGATCCACTAATCCGAAAGGTATGATCAGACACTTGTAATGCCCCATCACAGTTCTGATGGCAGTATTCCATATTTTGCAAGTTGAGAGCTCACAAATTGGCACCAGGTAGTGTTTTCACCCTGAGCCATGCTGCATAGGTCACCCAGCTGTCAAGTGCACGCTACCAAACAGAATCCCTTATTCACACCGGTGTAAAAGGTATGTGTGTTGTAACCatagaagaggaaaaaagtgtgtgctCAAGTGAGGGGTGGATGCATTGTATGGAAAATGATCAATAAATATGTACTGGGTTGTGAAATGCATCAAACTTAATTACATGGCTGAAGATTTCTTTCCTCTCCTACCAGAGTGACTGCTCCAGTGACAGTGAAAGTGAGGATAACTTTGTTGTCATTCCCCCACAAGATCATCTGGGTCTGGCCATCTTCTCCATGCTCTGCTGCTTCTGGCCCCTGGGCATTGCTGCCTTCTACTTTTCCCAAGGGGTAGGACTGTCACGAGGCTACAGCCCCTGGGGCTTCCTACTGAGCTCAAGGGATATATTGGCTCATAGTTGTTATCCAAAAAGAGAATGGCATTTTTCAAGTCAGTCTTATGCTTGTACATTAAATAATGCTTTATTGTGCTACATAATGCTTAGCCGTTTATTGCTTTGCTACAACATTTATCCAGCATAACTAAAAACTTTGTGTATTTATAGACATTTATTTTCCAGTAAGACTTCTGATACCTTacttgtaatgtaaatgttgagcCCAACCTGGTATTTCAACCAGCAACAATCAGATTTCAATTGCTTACCACCTATTTTAACTTATTGCCTCATAATGTGGCACCTAGAGTCAAAATGGATCACCTTCCTAAACTACGTTAAAGAtctccttcagcttcttcagCACAGTGTTGGGGTACTATCGCTTCATCTGCTAGTTCAGCTCCATGTTTTGATTCTATTGTaacatgtgttcattttcagCACTAATTATATTTTCTGACCTCAAATACAAAAGATGAGCACAAAAAATAACTgtagtttttctgttttaaaatatctaGGTCAAAGATGCTTAGTATCGCATTGGTATCTGAGGCCATTCTGTGACTGACGTGTCCGTATGTCCCTGTGGGGTTCTGTGTAACAGTATATATCTAAAAAGGGTGGTGACTAATACAAAGGTTTAGCATGTGGATCAGTAATTGCAACAATTCATCAACAGATCTAAATATGCAATTTCAGTCATTTGCAGTCCTAGTATGGCAAAACAACACATACGTCAGTGTCACTAAGCAACAagaaaaaatttatattttcacagatGGAAAGTTGCAGCAGTTCAGATGGGGAAACAGGGTCTTGTATAGTCATGGCTATATCAGCACAGAAAGACAGCTGGTAAAAAGAGTGCAGAAAAACCCAGGAAAAAGCACAATGCAAGCAGATTATGAGGAAACAGTAGGACAGAAATAGCTTTGAACCAGgaatcatatttacattcagtTAATCTAAGAAAACCCCCTGAGATCCGAGCAAAAGTTAAATATCTAGGTTATTATGTGAGTTTATGTGACATCCTTCAGATCTTCTCCTTTACATGACTAATTCAAGTACTAATCAGAAACCAAGGTTGGAATTTAAATGCTCAATTCATACAATTTCTTATAGCGCTTAGAGTGaagctgaataaaaatgaaggCAAATTTAATGTGGAATAGGTTCACCAGacctattttatttttcatattgaaCGTATTTCAGAAGAGAAGTTgtcacagtgaaataaatgttaaaatgtgtgtAACAGAATAGAAAGTGTTCATTCAGTTAATCAGTCTTCACAACAAGACTGCAACATTAAATGCCTTTAATTGGACTAAATCTAATTGAGGTCCCAAGGAATAAGGACTTGTCTCTTTGAGGAGGTATGAACCTCTTTCCCTTCATTTTTTGCTCTTCTTTTGCAGACTAGCAGGGCCATCATCAAGGGAGACTTCCTGCTGGCAAGTGCCATGTCCAGAAGGGCCCTTTTCCTAGCTGCTCTCTCCATCACCATTGGGACAGGAGTATACGTGGGTGTGGTGGTAGCCCTCATAGCCTACCTGTCCAAGCCAGGGCACCATGTATAGGAAGGGTCCTGAGGTGACATTCCTGGCATAAGACACAGCATCTTCATCATGTCCTTCTGCCGCTTCTCCTGTATGTACCTGTTTGTCCAGGCCAGAGGAAGGCTCCTATAACAGAAGTGGGAAAAGCTTCTTGCAACTTGTTACAACTGAtgcttattgttatttattacaaataagtCTGATAACTTTCAGTCTTGCTGAGACCAAAAAACATTGGTTTATTTAATACCGAACAAACCCAGTGAAAAATCTGCTGTACCTTTCTAAATGTTAATGCAAGAAACATGTGGGCCAATGAGGTGATGAAAAACTCAAGGATTTTTGCAAGGAGTAACACAGAAGAATCATCAACCAAcggtaaaatacaaaatgtcaatttttttttttttttttgcatcatgtATTAGGATTATACTAAGAATTAGAATGTAAACTTGTGGTGTAGGTGTGTGACCTGTTCTCCTCTTAAAATGTTGTGTATTTGGGTTTTTATCTGAAAGTGGCTCCATCGTTTTCATTCAGACAAAATTTTCTTTAGCATTGAGAGATCTGCATAAATCAGGGTATGTTCACCACAAATTGTCAGTGGATTCAGTGCTTCTGAAAtgggaatttttgttttgttgtctgaagtcttttttttacctCTACATTAGAGCTAAGAGACAGATACATTCTTTGGacatataaattattattattctgaaataaagcatttaaatacTGCAATGATAAAGATTCTTAATTCTTGGTCTATATCAAATATTCCCCATGGTTGAATTTTCAGCGGTTCATTTCAGGAACTTACTATTTGGTACTATAAACTGATGTGCTAGAAAGCCAAGTAATAtgcaatttctttttgttgtttggAAAACTGATTGACTGTCTAGTGCTGAGCCGTGACTGAAGAGTCAAGGcgattttattttgtgtgtgtgtgtgtgtgtgtgtgtgtgctataatAGCATAAAGTCCAGTGTGTAACTATGTAAGTGCATCCCGGCAAGGGCAGCGGTGGGGGTAAAATGTGCTAATAAAACTGACACCAGTTTGTTTGTCCTCCTGCACATTTTGTAATATCAGCATTTTTAAAGCTTCTCAATTCTGTgatattgcttttctttttcatagacGACGTGCGTAAGACCTGATTTCGAGTATTCTTAATTATAAAGCCAAACGTAAGACGTTCACATACCAGGCTGATATAAATTAGGAGACCAAAAGGAACGTTAGAATTCCTGTCATTTTTCTTAGTTTCAAGGTTAAAATGCTGACTTTTTTATGAGAGACTAATATTCCCATTGTGCGCAGTGAACTGTTACAATGAACATTGCTCATTTATATTTGTCTGTGCAGTCTAAACATTGATTTTACCTGACATTTGCAGTTTCCAACTAGCTTTgcataattacattttgaatgaTGTTCTGTGTTCGGAAGAACAGAACCTGTAGCAACGGAGACAGACAAATATAACAGGGAAGTTATTCTTTCCTTTGCACTTGTTATAGTCAGAAATGAAAGAGTAAACCTTTTCTTCACCATGACTAAGATAACCTCACGACACTGAGTTTGCAGTGCTAATtagcaattattaaaataatagttGAGATAAAATGCCAGGTGTTCTCCTGTGACCATCAtccaaaatggcaaaaaatattCAAGATATGACTGTTATAGCTCTTCATTGATTAGTTTGAAAAAATAAGGATTGTGAATCCTCAGCCTTTGTGTTCCCCATCCATCAGTTATCAAGAAGCATTTTTCCAATCCAGAGTCTTGATGGTCCAGACACTATCCCGGAAACGTGGGGTTAAATCAGggcacaccttggatgggatgccagtctatcacagggcaaaCACAATTACTGACACTTTGTGATAAggatatttatttcttttttattatttttttttcctacaataaaagtaaaatattccCAGTGGTCTCCAATTTTATCTGAGTTTTTACCCGGCCACAGTAAATGCAAAAGCATGAAAGAAGAAGGGACATACAAGAACTGATATTGTTTACGTGGCTCCAATAATGGCATGGATAATATGATTATTCATGGTAAATTGCATCGCTGATATGATAAAGAAATGTAGAATAGACTGGATTTCTGTTCTGCAGAAATCTAATCAATGCTGCATTTCAGTGTATCAGGTACAATGGAATAAGGAAATATCGTAATACCAATAACCCTGCTGGGGATGTGAATGACCTAAATGACAAACAGTGTCACTGCCTGGGGGGTCAGTCATCAcagatgtcactttggaaagcATGGGCTAGAGAGACTGGGAGCTGATGGGCGTCAGTCAAGTGAGGCATATTCCCAGCATGCTTAGCAATGACTTTGACACGTCACCTCTGACAACTACACCTGATGAATTCTGGGATTTTAACTGATTCTTAATACTTTCGACTCATAGCCAGGTTTGCAAAAATGCAGCTGCTGACATTTTACCGAGATTTCTcctatttcattttttcagagCAACGTGATGTGTCGATGAAATGTTTTGCTGAGCGTATTGGAGTCCTTACAATTTGGTCTGGATGTGACGGGAGAAAAATGAGGAATGTGGAAATTCTCATAAATGTCCTACACTTCACATCTGGTGACTGGGGGAGGCTTCTCCTCACCTCCGTGTGggtgcattatatttttatttgtcccATAAGGTGCATCTGGAGGCTTAAAAGTGTTTCATAACCCCCAGCTGTGCACAGTGATCTTGGTGACTGTGGGATGACTATGGGATGACTGCCATACCTTCCCAGATCCACCACCAAGCAGAAACCTTCACACCATTCAACTTGACACCACCTTCACTATCATTTTGTACAGCTAAAATCATTTAAGGTAAAAATGTATACTATGGACGTGTTTTCTGACGCGTTCGGCTGTGGAATACGAACGTCTAACAGCACCGGGGCCGACAGCGCCGACTCACGTAGACTTCTGTCCCACGGCTGTTCCCACACACGCCTGCCTTTTCGAACACATTCTCACACTAACTGATTCCGTTGAGCTCAGCTCTCGAATAAAGTTACTCATTTACCATTATCTAATACCTCCCAAAGAGTTTTGATACCAGTTGTCACAGTGTAAACATCCGTCCACCTTAATATCACAGAAACCAACAACTGCTTACATCAGTAATTATGAGGACTGGaagcatttacacatttagctgacgcttttctccaaagcaacttataaagctacttacaattatttacccattcatacaaggGGAGTTGTATTGGAGtattttagggggtgcggtgatgcagcaagtttggctgggtcctgctctcaggtgggtctggggttcgagtcctgcttggagtgccgtgcaacggactggcatcctgtcctgggtgtgtccccttcccctccagccttgtgccctgtgttgccgggttaggctccggttcgctgcaaccccgctcgggacaagtggtttcagacagtgtgtgtgtattctatggtgagtaccttgctcaagtgtactccagctggaggtgatTTTTGAAAGACCAAAAAATGGTGATGAGCCGAAAAACGAAGTAAAACCATTTGTGTGTTTGGAGAAGTGAAGTTCCCTTCCTTGCCGGACATGAAGATGTCACACGGTGGGACTTATAAAAGGTGTATCACTGGACTAAACATGTTACTCAAACATGGTTGAAAATCAAACCGTGCTGAAACTTCCAAAATTACAAACGTGCCATTCGCTTGAGAGGGTTACACATTCTTCTCAACAGTTCATTTTCTGGGCCCAGAATTAAGACCACATGGCACGAGCAGATGTGGTCAAACAGCGTGCGCTTTTCCGGCAGATAAACTCTTTCTCTTAACTCGAATGAGTTGCTTTGCTGAAGCTTGAATTCACTAACAAACCTCAATAATTTCCAGGGAATCTGCAGTTAAAAGCCATGAACAGGGGTTCTCCGTCAAGGCCTTTCTCTGAGAATAAAGCACACAGGACTCATTTCACAAGTTCTCAAGCCAAACCTCTGTATCTCCCGCTTTCACTTTTTCACTGTTGCTCAGATTCTTATGAAATCCATCACTTTCGACATTAAATGATATTTATTACTTAATATTTCCTTCTTGTTTTGACCCTGCTATTATCCTGCAAATGGCTATAATGATTAATCTTCATTTCAGGCTCATCATACAGGTGTGGTATAATTGGTTGAGGAACTCATTATCATCAAATGCTCCCCTGACCTCCCAGACTCAACAGTCACGCCTGGGagcagtttgtttttcctgggtcatttcatttcatttcatttcagtagcAGTCTTAGGTTtcctttaatttaattaatagtGTTAATACAACCCTCTTTAGGTTCATCACTGCTTTCCCATGTCTGATGATGCTCTATCATCGATCAGAAAATGGGTGTCTGTGTTTTCAGCAACCAGTCTCGAGCACAAACAGTGATGTGACTCCACCAAGAGGCCATGGAGAGTGATTAGCAGAAGGGTCAGGAggtaaaaaatattatatagcTATTGAGTATTTCACTACTGTACATTATTTACCACTAGGCCAAGATGTGGCGATAATACTAATTAGTTACTACTAGTATTTCTATCCTCTATTTTtccagtaaacattttaaatatcttaaaataaaatgttttcatagaCATGAGCTTTACCTAATACAGTACTGCGACAATGCTGAGATTCATTgaagatttttcttttgatgCTGTGTATGAATAACAGCTTTTTcacaattttattaattcacTGTATAACACCATATGTACCTACATAAACATAAAGCACATGAAAACTCTGTTATTACAAAATTGATGAcattaataaagaaatgcattCTATTAAATGGCAATGCATACACAGATTTCTGCAAAATGCCTTTTCCCAGAATGGATCATGGCTTCAAGACTGATACTGTCAGAACATCCAGGTCCAAGGTTGTGAAAAAGGTGCCCAAATCATTTCCGAACAACATCTTGGCGAAGCATCCCATTGTCTGGAAACCTGTGCCTAAGGAATAGTTTTATAGATGTGTCCAGTGACTCAGGTTTGTGCTATTTTGATGGTGACATATTCGGTGCAGAATTCGTTGTTTTCTCCCTCCTGTTTACATCTTTGTTTCTGTCTAGATGGTTCACATAGGACCTCAGTATAGGTTAAAGTATTTTCACTGGTTTCctgcacagaggaaaaaaaaggttatcATGCAGGGGTTATAATACAGTGCAGCAGGCTTTTGGGAAAATCGCCTTTACTCACGTTTACTGTTTCATATTGATTATTGGGGCTGTCAAGGTTTCcatctgtgtctctttgtccaTCTGCTGAGCGGCTGCAATTATTCACACTCTGTTCACACAAATCGACATAGACGGTTGTGAAACATAACAATAAACTTGCAGAAATAAAATCACGACATGCTTGAATAGTGTCGGTGTACTTACTTTGCTCCGACAGGGGCGATCTCCTGAAATACAGGAGCgttaacattaaaatgacatCTCTTGGCGGTTTATGTCAGCCACAGACTGCGGCAGGAATCAGTGAGAGACACATTTGTGCGGCTGTGCTGCCGTAGCGTGTCTTACCTGCTCTCCTCCTGAACTTCACCAGGAGGAGAAGACACACACTGATGATCATGACCAAGGCCACTGCAGCTACagtacctggaggaaagagAAGTGGAGAGCAGAACAGTGAGTGAGCGGAGAAGAGCGGATGTCGGCCCCGATCCTCCGTTTCCCCCCAGTAGCCTTAGAAAATGATTGCACTTCTCTAGAATCTTCAGCAGAACCTAAAAAGGACGTAATCACGGTTAATAAACACCTTTACTGTTGAAAAGATAAGAACAATTTTCTGTGCATCCATCTACATAGCTGTGTAGCTGAAACTGCCGTTCGGTTTGAAAGAGACAAGTAAGAAGTATATTAATCGATATTTTATATTACAGGCGTTCCACAAATAACAAAAGGTAAATAATGTGTTCACAAATTTCACAACGAACTCATGGCCGATTTGtttccctcctccagctcaaGGGAAGAAGATTACATTATATCTATGCGAAGAGACAAGGATGTTACAAAACCCTTCCCTACCTGCTATCACGAACTTGTGTGGATCCTGGCTGGATTCTGTGAAAACAGATTACAGACAAAGGTTTGCGCATTTCTCGTAGGCATTCAGCGCcatttcttctctctctttctttgtggACGCTGAGATTGGTTTCTGCATATGGTGCACTGTCTACACAGACATCACACTGGCAATAGCACAACACAGTTCCATCACTAACAACACGAAGCCCTTAATACATAATACCACAGTATCACTTCcatatattgttttgtttgctaaTGAATGTGCTCTTTTTACTACAAATTATATAATAGGAGATGTTGATTTGAACATTGGGGGGGTgggatggtgcagcgggtttggctgggtcctgctctctgtcaggtctggggttcaagtcctgcctggtatgccttgtgatggactggcgtcccaccctgggtgtatcccctccccctccagccccctgccctgcgctgccgggttaggctccggctcgccgcgaccctgctcgggacaagcagcttcagccagtgtgtgtgtgtgtgtgtgtgtgtgtgtgtgagatttgaatgttttttccaCTAGTTTAGTATTCGAACTTATGGTATTATTGAATTAATTTCAATATAACGGACTCTGGTTTCATGGCAGTAAAACTTTCACATGGAACTACATGGTAACAGAAGTAATTAATTATGACTAGTTAGAGTagcccaaccctaaccctaacccaaacagGAGGAGCGACTTCAATCCCTAGCAATCTCTGGCGCTAACCAGTAGACTacgaaaaaataaacaaatgctgaaaagcatcagctggtCATACCGGATATGCTGTAACTGTGTGATCCCTTCGCTTTTGACTCATTGAGCAACTGACACGTCCACTCTCTGTTGCTTGTCTCCTTCAGTTTGACTGTCAGAGTGATGTTACAGGGGGATTTGTGTTGCTGATGCCTGACGTCCGTCTGCATCTCAGTCCCTGTGTCACTGAGCCACTTCAGACTCACTTTATGAAATGGGACTTTATGACACCTTCCAGGACCATCATAGGTGTACAGCAGACACTGCAGGTTCATGGTGCCGTCAGCCATCCGTTGTGGACGAACTGAGAAACAAGAAAAGGAGCAACTTGTACAACTCAACAGTTAATGTGCAGTttttgccctgttttttttttttttttggtgtgtgtgtgtgtgtgtgttttgtcaaagAAACTTGAAATGCCGGTTAATTTTTACCGATCAGCAGTGACTCTACTACTAttctgtctcacagtgtttTAGAAGCAGAGACTAAAGAAACACTTACTAGTCAGAACGGACACATAAGCTTCGGTAATATCGGCCTGTCCTATTCGACAGGTGTACCGTCCACCATCTTCAGTGCTTACGTTATAAATGTGTAGAGAGCAGTCACGCCCCACACTTAGTCTTCCAGCTCTCTCCATGTATTTGAGGGTCAGATTTTCAGTCATTGTTGCTGTTGAATTTCTGCTATATATCCAAGTAATTAATCTGCGGGCACCAACACTCAGACTTCCGCATTTCAGAGTAGCATTATGACTTTCAATACTGTATACAGCAATGGTCCCTGCATTGATAAATGggtaagaaaacacaaaatgttaaacaaattatttaataaaaaaaaaaacttttcactaTGCCAAATAAATTGCATGCAGAGTGAACTTTTAAAGAGATAAAATCTTTCCACCTAATGAACATGTTAAAAATCAACGTATGCAGGTGTCTGCGACGGActagaaataaatatttcatattgctggtatgtgacaaactgtTGATGCAGGCTTTAACTCACTTCATTCATGTTCCCTTAACATGAACAGGTACACAGTACCTGCACACCACCTGCCACTTTGTTGGGATGCATACAGAACATGAACCACAACTAAATCATAAAAGACCCCAAAAAGGCTTGAAAACGACAGTGTAAATTTAGATATTATTCATAGTTTTCAGGGgcatccttcatttttttttgtcttttatacaATACATGACATGCTCTCATTCTCTTCATAGTTTTATACCCTGATTTTTAACTGCTTGCAACTCCCAGggttttcagtttgaaataGTTACTTAACATGCAAAAACAGACGTTGTGACTCTTATTATCTCGACATATTATTATTCTGACCCCGCACACTCTTGATAAAGTATTTTGTTGCAAGGCAATGTATTTCTTCACTGAAATACAAAGCACTCCAAAACTGCATGTAAAATGATTCGTCactaaaaatacattctcttcaaagtgaataataaaaaaatacccaactgcATATTATATGTTAGTCatgatggggggaaaaagaaaaaactaaaaataaaaataataaacaaataaaaataataaatccatTACTTGTTCTTTCTTCATATAACAATTTTCCTTCcacttttttaactttattggCATCCTCTCTCTAATCATTTCGTggcataaataattgttagctGAGAAGGAGTTATGTCCATGGTGAAGACTTTGTTTCCACTTACCTGCCATAGTAAAAGAAATGTTATGCAGCAACCAGAGAACAATGTATTTGATCTCGGGCATTTTATCTCGgtttatgttttctttcctctgcttctgtgtgtctgcagtgacTTCTTCACATGTGAGCTGAAGCTGTGCCCAACAGTAAAGCAACACTTCAGCCCGAGTTTCACATCCTGCTCCTCCTTCCTCACTTGCATCAAGAAAATCGATTGTGAAATTCACACATTCCTCTGCGCAACGGAAGCACACTTACAGCACCATCGAAGCACTAGACATGTTCAGCAAAGCAGATACTGCAGGAGAATTGACTGTGATAGCACAACAACTTCTGACAAACACGTGAAATGTACACGGAACCGTTTTTCACGTGCACAATTTTTTGTTTGAGTCACTTGTGTCACAGCAAATTCActtcaccttttttttcctttttccatttttcaaaagttcatttaaaatgtcttgTTTACTGAAGTGAGGAAGCATGGCTGAGAAGGTCCATAATGGTCCTGGGAAACATTTGCTGATTTCTATTAATTGTATCCATATCTGTGTGACATTTGATATACCCTTTGTTCTCTGCTAAaggcatgcatgcacgcactcacgtacacagtctgaagctgcttgtcccaagcaggttcATGGCAAaccaaaccagagcctaatctggcaacatggggcgcggggctggagggggagaggacacatccaggatgggataccagtccatcacaaggcaccccaaacagggctcaaaACCCAGATCCACTAGAGAGCgtggacccagccaaacccgctggaAAAACCACGTAAACCCCACTCGATTTCGAAAGGCGTGAAGTCGAGGGAGTAACGAGAAGACAGACACACGGAAATCAGCTGTGAAAGCACGGTGAGGAACAATTTAAACctttattaacaataaaaaaatgacattaagCAGTATTGTATGGCCACGTGTTGTTTGTCAGTCCTGCATACAGTGATCGCACCGCAGCCTGCGCCATGGCCCTTAGGGTGTGCGTCGATGTTGTGGAAATTGCAGGAGTGACCCTTCCTCTTCTACACACAATCCCAGTTGGCCCACAAACCACCAGTTCTCTAGAAATAAACACATTCAGCTTTAAAACATGGCATTCGAATATAACGGTAATATAAAACGATGAacataataaatgcaaaatgggagaaactattattattattattattattattatttatagagcgctcttctcatgtagtgacacagagtgctttaacacaggcatacagcaagaaaaatttatacaaacaaagaagacagttaactaatggctaccacaatgaagaacttattatagagctacaagtaaacctactggccactggggaaaggaagaaaaactcccaactgaaggctgaggaagaaaaaaaacctctgggggtccacgggtcagtggttgcccacccctcctgggcattctagaaagtaacaatttgtaagccagtgtttaacaagtaattataatgttggtaaatggcatctcgGATCCCcggctcggcatggaacgtttcgatcgtcacggcagatggacatcatcctctgtcagcacgggtttcgtctgtcaccaccggccggcctcctcaggtcttatgtagcgaggtagtgctcaacgagaagataggacagagttagtaatttgttacttaagtaaatttaaaatgcatttttgtaaaggtgataaaataaataaccaagacaggtggaattacatttcgaggtggaatgccagagtgaacatgtaagtctttagtcgggatttgaaaacagaaacagacggggcatttctgacattaactggtagactattccacagtttaggtgctctataactaaaggcgtgacctcctaccgaggtcttattgatcacaggtactttaaggcaacctgcatccaatgaacgtagatatcgtcctgggatataagaatcggTGCTCTcgcaaaggtaagccggagcaatgccatgtattgccttatagctcaaaagtgggattttataatcaactccataagagaccgggagccaatgcaaggatttaagtgcCGGTGTtatatatggtcgtacttcctagttgtagaaacaattctcgcagcagcattttgtaccaactgtagcctggatgcagtctggtacggacaacccggcAATAAAGCATTGCAGTAATCCagtctgctggaaacaaaagcatgaaccagaaATACATAACatctagtgtgtgagtgacagagagagtgtgtgtgtttcactcatggatggatggatgggcgaGTGACCCGGTgcaagtagcgtatctagcagtgtaagtca
Protein-coding sequences here:
- the LOC108936696 gene encoding uncharacterized protein LOC108936696 isoform X1 translates to MTENLTLKYMERAGRLSVGRDCSLHIYNVSTEDGGRYTCRIGQADITEAYVSVLTIRPQRMADGTMNLQCLLYTYDGPGRCHKVPFHKVSLKWLSDTGTEMQTDVRHQQHKSPCNITLTVKLKETSNREWTCQLLNESKAKGSHSYSISESSQDPHKFVIAGTVAAVALVMIISVCLLLLVKFRRRAGDRPCRSKSVNNCSRSADGQRDTDGNLDSPNNQYETVNETSENTLTYTEVLCEPSRQKQRCKQEGENNEFCTEYVTIKIAQT
- the LOC108936696 gene encoding uncharacterized protein LOC108936696 isoform X2 → MADGTMNLQCLLYTYDGPGRCHKVPFHKVSLKWLSDTGTEMQTDVRHQQHKSPCNITLTVKLKETSNREWTCQLLNESKAKGSHSYSISESSQDPHKFVIAGTVAAVALVMIISVCLLLLVKFRRRAGDRPCRSKSVNNCSRSADGQRDTDGNLDSPNNQYETVNETSENTLTYTEVLCEPSRQKQRCKQEGENNEFCTEYVTIKIAQT